The genomic stretch CTGGTAccttgcttttttttacatttgctttGTGTGTAATTTTAATTTCCAGATACTTTGGTAACCTTTTGGCATGTGGCTGTTCTTGGTGATCGTGATCCTTACGCCTCCACAAGGTCACCAGAGTCCAAAAGCCTGGAAAAGCCACACACGATTTGACCTTACTCAGCCGGCCGGGCTCACCATAGCAACGGCTGTGCCCGTGTCTACCCAACTGCATGTGTAAGGAAAAAGGAAGTTGCTCGAAGCCGTCGACAGCACGAAAAAACAACACCCACCACGGAAGAGAGGCGGAACGGTAGAGTGTGACAATGAAGTCATGAAGAGACGACAAAAGCGGGCTGAAGACTGAAGAACCATCCAAAGGTGAGCTCCTTGAGTTTCCTACTTTTGGGTCTGGATGGACTTCTTTGGGGTGTGTTTCTCATCAGTGTGGTTTAACATTGAACAAGGCTGACTTTGTATGATACAGACTAAAGCTCTGGGACTaccgacaggaagtgaaagtagaagaaaatggctaaaaccAATGTAACATAGTCATCCACTCTTGAGCCACATGTTTCTCACCActtgaaaaattacaagaacTGTTCTGGATATTAAGGAGGTTGTAGAGAttctaaatgcaaaaaaaaagaaataggaAAAATGCTCGGGGCCGCTCGGTGGAGAGTgggtagcatgttggccacacagtcaggagatctgaaagacctgggttcgaatctctgtgtggagtttgcatgttctcgctgtgcatatgagtgtgaatggttgtttgtctatgtgtgacctgcgattggctgatgaccagtccagggtgtgccccgcctctcgcctgaagtcagctgggataggctccagcacacataccgctaccctagtgaggataaggggcatagaaaatggatggatgaacttcAAAGGAACATTCAAGTGAAAAGGGCTGTTTATCAACTGATAAAGGGTTTAAGTCCATAGCTAAAAAAAGATGgcttcactgtctggaacttGTGTATAATAAAGTTAGATCATGTGGTGTGCTGTCCACATATGGCCATGTTGTTTACATCATTTgagctcacttcctgtccatccatactgtatgattcattcattcattttctaccgctttttcctcacgagggtcgtgggggtgctggagcctagcccagctgttttggggcgagaggcggggtacaccctggactggtggccagccaatcacagggcacatatagacaaacaaccattcatactcacattcatacctatggacaatttggagtcaccaattgtCGAATTGCCAATTGTAAttgtcaaacaaaaacattttagcttcgttttttttaacatcgcAACACACTCAAGAAATGACTGATCAGTGtggaattatttattattaacctggcatgtttttggaatgtgggaggaaaccagagtacccggagaaaacccacgcatgcacggggagaacatgcaaactccacacagagatggccgagggtggaattgaaccctggtcttctagctgtgaggtctgcgcgctaaccactcgaccgccgtgctgcctctACTGTATGAtgaatacagtatacatatctCAATCACAATATTTACACTGGAAGAGAGAACCAgaacaaagaaaatgaaatcattagcattagcattggcATGACCCCTGAGTGAAGAGCTGTGTCCCAATATTTGTGTCCATCCAGCAAAGAAAGATGGAGCTGTGGCGTCAGTGTGCAAAATGGCTGATCGAGTGCCGGGTCCTACCCGAGACCCACCGAGTCACATGGGAAGGAGCGCAGGTCAAAGCATCGCTCACACTCGTATCCTTTACACCTTCAACTTATGTCATCATCATGACCTTTTAACTCGTGATTTTATGTCATCATTAGGAATTTTAATTTCATCAGaactttttggactttttatctcatcgtTAGGACTTTTTACTTCGAAGTTTGATATTTTTGCcacataattttgactttttatttcacaattatgactttttatgttataattttgacttattcCTGTTAATTGACTTTTCTCTCCTAATTTTGACGTTTTATTCCAAAATTTTTatctttatacttttttatttattttttttatgtattttattgtatttatttatttaacttttttttaaataatttgttatACTTTTTATCTCCTATTTTCCACAGCCTATCCCATGCTTATAGATAAGCATTCTCCTAAtttgaattgtgtgtgtgtgtgtgaaggtgtgTGAACTGGCTCAAGCGCTGAGAGACGGCGTGCTGCTGTGCCAGTTGCTAAACAACCTGCTGCCGCAGGCCGTCAACCTGAGAGAGATCAACCTGCGTCCCCAGATGTcccaggtaacacacacacacacaccttctatTCTAATCCACCTGGACAAGAGCAGCATGACTTGTTTGGAAAGACAATGAAAGACTTACAGCTCTACAGTGAGTCTAGGGAGGTGGGCATCGCCCCAGTAAATAAATGGCTTACCCCCCCCAAATCAaaattttagaagtgaaaactccgCCAGAAAAGGACAGCTCCACCCATCTCGGTGGCGGTGCTACATGTGTTTCCACGGCCCAGgtagccccccccctccatcccctCAGAAAACATCCagtcactgttagtatgcaaatgagccaggAGCAGCGATGTGGTGTCAGGTTTCAGGACGGAGCAGGCTTAGAGGAAGCAGAGAAAGTGACCCGTTAGACAACTAATAACtaacaacaattaaaaataaaggttaaactaTAACGCCCGTTtttatcgccatttcaacctCTTTAATTTGGGAGGAGGCGCGATTCAGTGGACCACCGAAGAAATAATTCCACAcacaaacgttccttctcctcacgatgacagACTTTCATTCATATcatgtataataaaataaaatcggACCGATATGCTGTGGCAATACCATCatcatattgtgtgtgtgtgtgtcaccaacATGTGTAACTGTGGGAAATCCTATGTGGCTAACAGTGCTTAGCACACTTCCTGCTTCATAACAGACTATCATACCCTGGAATGCACGACACTCACAATGACACACACTCATTGTGTTACACAAGTGGAGGATCTTCCAGATGCTGACAgcttgtgtgtttgcgtgtgtgtgttcacgATTCATTTTGCCAGCGTAAACAAGGCCATGATGTGTGTCAGTCACAACGCAgcgtttcttctttttctcaaaTGACACTTCCCACTTTGCTCAACACACACAGACGCGGACACAGACATGCCCACATATACACAAACGGACACAGACACTGCTGCTGCTTGAGGAAGTGATGTCAACTGTCATGTCTGCCAGCGTATGGGCAGGTAGATTGATATTGAGGTATTGATATATGGTGAGACGGAGCGCCATGATGCACTCACCACCAGcgacctttacactcttattagccaatacagtagacataataagagaatagaaaatgtgtttaccaccttctaaatacatgtggtaatatgattagagccctctacacatgaaataacacccctatagtcacctttacactcttattagccaatttagtagacataataagagaatatatggcatagaaaacctgtttacaagcttctaaatacacgtggtaacatgattagagccctctacacatgaaataacacccctatggtcaccttcacactcttattagccaatatagtagacataattagagaatataagacatggaaaacctgtttgccaccttctaaatacatattggagccctctacacatgaaataacacccctatagtcgcctttaccctcttattagccaatatagtagacataattagagaatataagacatagaaaatgtgtttaccaccttctaaatacccatggtaacatgattagagccctccacacataaagtaacacccctatagtcaccttcacactcttATTtgccaatatagtggacatgatgagagaatataagacatagaaaacctgtttacgaccttgtaaATAAACTTGgtaacatgactagagccctctagacatgaaataacacccctatagtcacactcaTATATTGCACGCTAACACAAACCAAGACAAAATGTTTTGCatgaatttaaataaaaatgtttttttgttagaCAACAGGAGATGATCCaaaggattgtgtgtgtgtactttgtgtCTAGTTCCTGTGCCTGAAGAACATTCGGACCTTCCTGGGTGTCTGCCAGGAGAAGTTCCACCTGAAGAAGAGTGATCTCTTTGAGGCCTTTGACCTGTTTGACGTTCGCGACTTTGCCAAGGTAGCCTCTAGCTGCAGTCTCACACTCACTAAAGGctgaacaacacacacacacacacctgcttgCATATACATAACCACACTggcccaaacaggaagtgctgcgATGATGTGTGTCAGCGAGGCGGCCGAGCACAAGCATGCTAGTTCACACTCAGTGTTATGTTTCATTTGTGCAACCCAATGGCAGACCCAGTGATGGCCCTTTGACATAGGGCGTAACTTTGGGTCTACCATGCGGGCGGGGGGTTCAAATTGTTAAGGGGTTCAGAATACtttcctactgagactgctgccccctcaagtggataagtggaggaaaatagaatggaatggaatgttttttaTGAATCTGGCATATGATGAATTGTTCTACAGCGTGATGTTTACTTGTGTGTCTTAACAGGTCCTCAGCACCTTGTCCATCCTCTCTCACTCCTCAATTTCTACTCAAAGAGGACTCCagtgagtaataataataaataatgataataaagatGATAGTTGGGAGTGCGCTGATACTGTATCATACCAATAAATCCCATAATATATCGACCTGTCATAACTTCCCCTTGGAAACAACCATTCAGTTTCattattgtttttgcagtagggtCTTAAAAACACTtccgtcatatagaggatctttgatgagtgctTTTGAAGTAGGgtcttaaaaatgtaatatagatGATGTTTCATAAGCATTTTAAGTACAGttacatgtaaataaaaaaaatggtataAAAAAGTTCTTGGTCTGATATCGGTCCTGAGAAGCAAACATCATCATTATgggtatgaaaaaaacaatatgataGATCTGTAATTGTAGTTCTATTCATGTTATCTTCTCATATGTTTCTCTTTTCCTGTCACCTCTCCAGGCCTTTCCCTTTAGGAGGAAACATTCCGGATGAGGAGATCTACAACGGCTTGTCGGACAAGATAGAGTaggcctttttttaaaatatcaatcaTGTCAGACTCATGATGCCTGGTGAGGCATCATTAGTACCGATGCTGAGATGCTACGCCGCTAACGTCATGTACCTTCTATGACACGTCAGCCATGATTTCATCatctataaaagcaatcttcactcgctaaatgtactgcaaaaaagggtagtaaggataattcataatgccgcctacagagaacatactaactccttatttctaaaatgacaaatactttcaaacagctaaaataatgcataaggctaaaaataaccaattagctaaaaatgtcatccaatacttctctacaaggaCTACgttcaccttgtacttcggtatgtgacccccaccccaaaaaaaatacaaaaataaaatataaaatacaaaatatagaaaataaaaaataattaaaaaaaagaaataaaaataaataaataaataaaatttgtaattaaaacaaaatgaaaataaaaaatgaaaagttttattcggaaaacaggaagtgaacaaatgtaacagttactgattgtaaaagtaccagatggaggggtaggatttaataagctttgcttcttcctactccttttggacatgtggaactgtgaactgattatgtgatgcattcaattgtaatctgatgcatgttcaaatgaaataaaaccattaccattaccatcatatgtgccctgttctTTAGTGACACATTGGATGACGATGAGGATCTGTACGACTGTGTGGATGAAGAGGACGACGAAGGGGATGAAATCTATGAAGACTTGATGAGAATGTTGGAACAACCTGAACCTGTCAGTGGAAGCTATGCCGCTACCTCCAGTACCCTCCCTACCCGGCTGTATTCcaacatacgtgtgtgtgtgtgtgtgtgtgtgtgtgtgtggtagaaGCCTGGTGTGGACAAACGAGAGTGCTGCCTGCAGGAGATCAAACAGACAGAAGGAAAGTACTCGGATACCTTGGAATCTATTTTACAGgtgtgcaacacacacacttatacacACACGTACTGTGAAAGTATACAAACAAAAATCTTCTCCTTGAATCAGCACTTTAAGAAGCCTCTGGAAAGGTTTCTCCAAGCTCCAGACATTGAGATCATCTTCATCAACATCCATGTATGGTATTCTGTTCTACTCCATTCTATCTACACAACATGTGGACCACAACTgtatacatggtgtgtgtgtaggaTTTGGCCAAAACACACCGGGAATTTCTGGAGGAGATCCagagttccatgctaaatggagCCAAGAACCTCCACCAGGTGTTTGTCAACTATAAGGAGAGgtgtggaacacacacacacacacacacacacataagaaaTGTGAGAGCTTTCTGTGaaattgttttcttgttttaggTTCCTTCTGTACGGCCGTTACTGTAGTCAAGTGGAAACGGCAAGCAAACATCTGGACAAGCTGTGGAGTACGAGGGAGGACATCAGGATGAAGCTGGAGGTAAGAAACTGGGAACCCATGAGTATGTCAATTGCCATCgaggtacgtgaataaaaatgaaaattagtgactcaaaattacgagtgcgcctgaatgcctcacagtGTGAGAGGACTGTAACAGGAAGGAGACAGAGCGGTTGTTCCTTGCTCCTCAGGTCCTtgatcatatcaacaaataagtccgaatgatgactttgtgcattaagggtgtttcatcttgaagataTCCTCTATATTGGTGTTCCAATTCATCCCCACACGGCCCCAGCGGTGAAAGCCTGAGTGGACCCAAAAATGACCCAAAAATGAGACTCTATTGATGGTtgtattatgtatgtttttcttttagagttgggacaccatggaaagttTATGCAGTCAGATAAAACTAGCAAAGTGCTAGTGCTGCTTCAGCTTTTTCTAAAACGGTGCATTCAGGTTCATCACATAAATCTTGAGACAcaagttgccgctgcattcagggacacttgtaaatcacagtATTTCCAAAAGCTAACactcaaatgtctgaaggggtagaTGACTGTttaagtttgggaaccactgatgaACAGGATTTTTGAAAAGCGTAAACATGCTTTAGTAGATGCGACCTAGTAGAGCCTTGCACTGAtggtacaaaataataataatgataataataataatgctatgcGACAAGCCCCTCCCCCTGAGCGCCAGTACATAGcagtgtcaaaataaaagccgcTGTTGTATTTGTCAGGAGTGTTCCAAGAGAGCGAACAGCGGGAGATTCTCCCTCAGGGATCTACTCATGGTCCCCATGCAGAGGGTCCTCAAGTACCCGCTGCTCTTACAGGTAGGACACAAACTGACatctcaaattaaaattaaaatttaaatgtattattatttttttttaatttaaatttaatttttttaaaaaaaaattaaatttaaattaattaaattattaattacatttttttttgttgttgtttttaattattatttttaaatttcgaaatttctaaattaaacatttgttttaatttaaatttaaaactgaaaatttaactttaaaacttaaaattcaaaatttaaaacaaaaaattcaaaattcaaattttaaaaataataacaacaaaaaactgaaattatattagaaaggcaggaagtgaacaaatgtaacagttactgattgtaaaagtactatatggatgggtaggatttcataagctttgcttctgcctactccttttggacatgtggaactgtgaactgattatgtgatgcattcaattgtaatctgatgcatgttcaaatgaaatgaagccattcccattaccattgCATGTGTATAGTGACAATAAAGGCAATCTATTCTATCTAATAACTAAGTATTAGATATCTATCTAAGTAGACAGTGAAGTACAAGGTGTAGACACAATGAAATAAAGTAATGTTTGGGTCTTCAGGAGCTGCTCAAACATACCACCGATCCTTCAGACAAGGACAACCTGAGAGCGGCTCTTGACGCCAtgagagtgagtgtgtgtgcacgtgtgtatgtgtgcgcatgtgtgtatGCGTTATTAACATGAGGTCTGCCAGGATCTGGCGCAGTGCGTTAATGAGGTGAAGCGAGACAACGAGATCCTCAGACAGATCACCACCTTCCAGCTGTCCATGGAGAACATGGTGAGCTCACACCTCACCCTCACTTCTTCTCACTTGACCTCATGTCACCTCACTAATCCTCAGACACAGTCCTTGGCCCTGTTTGGGCGACCCAAGATGGATGGAGAGCTGAAGATCTGCAGCTCTGAGAAAAGGTCCAAGCAGGAAAGGTAGGTTTTTGCAGTCAAGTCTTGAGTAAAGACATGCAGGTCCAGGCAAGACCGGGTGAGTCAAGTCCGGAGTCATCGGTTTGACATTGTCATTGTGACATTGGATCAGTCTTTTTGCAGTAGCTGCTTAaatgcttctgtcatatagaggatctttggccaaTCTTTTTGCAGCAGCTGCTTTCAGGCAGCTTTGTGTCCGTCCTGTGGGCAGGTACGCCTTCCTCTTCGACAAGGCCGTCTTTGTGTGCAAGAAGAAGAGCGGCGAGACCTTTGAGCTGAAGGAGATCATCGAACTTCAGCGCTACCAAATACGGGACGAGACGGGCGGGGAGAAGGACAAGAAGAAGGTGCTTCATGTTCCTGTGGCGCTGTGTTAACACAAtgctgaggatgatgatgatgatgatgatctggGCTTGTGTCCACAGTGGTCCTCCTTGTTCCTTCTGCTGGATCCCCACGGCAGGATCGGCTACGACTTGTTCTTCAAAACTCCAGAACTGAAGAAGAAGTGGCTGGAGCAGTTTGAGATGGCTTTGTGAGTtcatccaggggtgtccaaagtctgccACTGGGGCCGTTTTTGTCCCGcagttctttttttgcattagaACTGGCCTCCAGCATGTGGTCAAAATAGaatgaattaattgattaatgagatctattattagatattacactaatgTATGTACAGCTAACACTTGCTCTCatgttggatcaacatttgcaataaaaatatgaCCCAGTTAAGATACAGCGATTGTGTGCTCCCAACTTCTCTGCTCCACTGAGCAGTCTTGTGTTCCTGGCAGGTCCAACTTGTGCCCAGAGAACGCCACGGCCAACAGCCACGACTTCCAGATGCACAGCTTTGAGGAGACGGCGTGTTGCAAGGCGTGCTCCATGATGCTGAGGTAGGATACGCTAtgtcctcctcatcttcctttCTCCTCCTCTCCTGCGTGGGCGTAACGCTGCGTCTCTTCCTCAGAGGGACTTTCTTCCAGGGCTACCGCTGCACTCGCTGCAAGGCGGCGGCGCATAAAGAGTGTTTGGCCAGAGTCCCGGCCTGTGGGCGCACTTCAGGTGAGTCACCTGTCATCAGCGTCATTAGCTTTCCTCGATTCATCACTGGGATGACGACCGCGCTCTGTTTCTCTCTCCCAATGTCAGAGCATGGAAGCACTGCAAGGAAGGTTAGCATCACATCAGGACTTTAATATCCATTCATGGCAATGTGCTGCTTTGTATCATCCTTTTTGTCTTTGCCCCGTAGAGCAGGACGCACAGGTCCTCTGGGAACGCAGGCTTGGGTAAGAAATGACACCTCCTTAGCTAGCAAGATAACCAATAGTCATTAGTTTTACTTAGTACTTAGTAATGTGAACGCCCCTCAAGGCTCAGCAGCCATACCTTTCATTTACCACCCAGtctcgaccgcttatcctcacaatggggtgctggagcctatcccagctgtcttcgggcgagaggcgaggtacgccctggaatggtggccagccaatcacagggcacatatagacaaacaaccattcacactcacattcatacctatggacaatttggagttgccaattaacctagcatgtttttggaatgtgggaggaaaccggagtacccggagaaaccccatgcatgcacggggagaacatgcaaactccacacagagatggccgagggtgggattgaacttgggtctcctagctgtgaggtctacgtgccaACCACTatagcgccgtgcagcccgcatttaatcattcatttcattcattttctaccgcttatcctcacaagggtcggggggggggggggggggggggcgctggagcctatcccagcgctctttgggtgagaagcggggtacaccctggagtggtggccagccaatcacagggcacatatagacaaacaaccattcacactcacattcatacctatggacaatatggagtcaccaattgCATTTCATCATTTCAGGAAAAATCTTAAATTGTTGAAAATTATGCTCAAAATGGTCTCTCGTCGCACAGGGTTTCCCAAGATGGAGGCGTGTCAGGAGTACTTCGGCTTGCCGCCGCCCCCTGCAGGGTTCGGTCGACCGCTTCACTTCAACAAAGGTGACGTCGTGGAGCTGACGCGGGCAGAAGTGGATCTGTCGTGGTGGGAGGTAAAGTGTTGATTCTTCTTTCCTGTGGTTCGTGTGGCGGCGCGACGCCTGCCTTCTTTTTCACCCCTGTAGCCTCCACTCCACGCACAAGCTGACTTCGTTCTTCAACTTTTCATCTTCAAGCCTACTTTGATAAATATTGAGACTTTTGATATGACTACTATCCggagaagcagagtatagagggggaggagccacctgttcatgttaaaggttaagtaactgttaatagttatcctccctatccgtgtggaagtggtaagtttttggctatttaagtttaaaggaaataacttgaaggctaccgtttaggtcgctagctctctagtttgcgagttagcatgtgtctcaagaccctgcagttgcgcaatatgttgtaaataaaaagagtataaatgtgactatagtcgtgttttgtcatgtctacagggctctaataatgctttgttcattttaatctgaaaaaaataatttgtctacccaccaactatatgtgttttttattatttggtgctttattattactattatatttatttattactgattgcttgattttctttattctttatttgtttatttatttttcatcttattttgtgtagaaaaataaaaattaagatatttgagaacagtggaatgttttatcagcgcttttcttgtagaaaatcgaaacaaaagcaaagtttattcatttttctgtttttaatgtgttttttgttgggtttttttggaaaacctgatgcgacccaacctcgtccagaccctagctccagtggccagtttgagacccctgccctaaataaaataatttgatgCTAAGTTGTGATTGAGATGATAACGTGCTGCTATTATTTGGCTGTATTGTTTTCGAGTATTTACTAGCAGGCTGATCAGGAAGTGAAAAGATGACGTGGTGTGCTGTGTGCAACCCTCAGGGAAGGAACCTGGCTGGAGGTCAGACGGGATGGTTCCCCTGCAGCAAAGTTCAGCCCTATTTGAGTGTGAGTATAATCTGGAACAGCCAACGTGTGCACGTGCCCAAACTCACCTCAGCTAACCACCCTTTTCCCAGAGGCCCACCCCTGACCTGTCCGCCTACAGCTGGTGAGTTCAACACTGACCACAGCTTTGATGCTCGGTGCACATTTGGAAAGACTGACATTTAGCAAAATGCTAACTTGGCAATGCGCTCCAAGGTTTGCAGGGAACATGGACAGATCGGCCGCAAAGACTCTACTCATGTCCCGCTCAGACGGAACCTACCTGGTCCGACAGAAGGATGCAGGAGAGTTTGCAATCAGCATCAAGTACGATTCTACACCG from Doryrhamphus excisus isolate RoL2022-K1 chromosome 1, RoL_Dexc_1.0, whole genome shotgun sequence encodes the following:
- the LOC131138755 gene encoding proto-oncogene vav-like isoform X2, producing MELWRQCAKWLIECRVLPETHRVTWEGAQVCELAQALRDGVLLCQLLNNLLPQAVNLREINLRPQMSQFLCLKNIRTFLGVCQEKFHLKKSDLFEAFDLFDVRDFAKVLSTLSILSHSSISTQRGLQPFPLGGNIPDEEIYNGLSDKIDDTLDDDEDLYDCVDEEDDEGDEIYEDLMRMLEQPEPKPGVDKRECCLQEIKQTEGKYSDTLESILQHFKKPLERFLQAPDIEIIFINIHDLAKTHREFLEEIQSSMLNGAKNLHQVFVNYKERFLLYGRYCSQVETASKHLDKLWSTREDIRMKLEELLKHTTDPSDKDNLRAALDAMRDLAQCVNEVKRDNEILRQITTFQLSMENMTQSLALFGRPKMDGELKICSSEKRSKQERYAFLFDKAVFVCKKKSGETFELKEIIELQRYQIRDETGGEKDKKKWSSLFLLLDPHGRIGYDLFFKTPELKKKWLEQFEMALSNLCPENATANSHDFQMHSFEETACCKACSMMLRGTFFQGYRCTRCKAAAHKECLARVPACGRTSEHGSTARKSRTHRSSGNAGLGFPKMEACQEYFGLPPPPAGFGRPLHFNKGDVVELTRAEVDLSWWEGRNLAGGQTGWFPCSKVQPYLSRPTPDLSAYSWFAGNMDRSAAKTLLMSRSDGTYLVRQKDAGEFAISIKFNMDIKHIKITSSDGLFRINDKKAFKSLVEMIEFYQHNSLKECVKDVDMALHTPHKQAEQSNWPHHTPNDTAKGGITRCFRVAKARYDFSARDRSELSLHEGDTIKILSKKGHSGWWKGEVYGRVGFFPANYVEEDFSEYS
- the LOC131138755 gene encoding proto-oncogene vav-like isoform X1, encoding MELWRQCAKWLIECRVLPETHRVTWEGAQVCELAQALRDGVLLCQLLNNLLPQAVNLREINLRPQMSQFLCLKNIRTFLGVCQEKFHLKKSDLFEAFDLFDVRDFAKVLSTLSILSHSSISTQRGLQPFPLGGNIPDEEIYNGLSDKIDDTLDDDEDLYDCVDEEDDEGDEIYEDLMRMLEQPEPKPGVDKRECCLQEIKQTEGKYSDTLESILQHFKKPLERFLQAPDIEIIFINIHDLAKTHREFLEEIQSSMLNGAKNLHQVFVNYKERFLLYGRYCSQVETASKHLDKLWSTREDIRMKLEECSKRANSGRFSLRDLLMVPMQRVLKYPLLLQELLKHTTDPSDKDNLRAALDAMRDLAQCVNEVKRDNEILRQITTFQLSMENMTQSLALFGRPKMDGELKICSSEKRSKQERYAFLFDKAVFVCKKKSGETFELKEIIELQRYQIRDETGGEKDKKKWSSLFLLLDPHGRIGYDLFFKTPELKKKWLEQFEMALSNLCPENATANSHDFQMHSFEETACCKACSMMLRGTFFQGYRCTRCKAAAHKECLARVPACGRTSEHGSTARKSRTHRSSGNAGLGFPKMEACQEYFGLPPPPAGFGRPLHFNKGDVVELTRAEVDLSWWEGRNLAGGQTGWFPCSKVQPYLSRPTPDLSAYSWFAGNMDRSAAKTLLMSRSDGTYLVRQKDAGEFAISIKFNMDIKHIKITSSDGLFRINDKKAFKSLVEMIEFYQHNSLKECVKDVDMALHTPHKQAEQSNWPHHTPNDTAKGGITRCFRVAKARYDFSARDRSELSLHEGDTIKILSKKGHSGWWKGEVYGRVGFFPANYVEEDFSEYS